A portion of the Tachysurus vachellii isolate PV-2020 chromosome 14, HZAU_Pvac_v1, whole genome shotgun sequence genome contains these proteins:
- the lrrk2 gene encoding leucine-rich repeat serine/threonine-protein kinase 2 isoform X3, whose amino-acid sequence MVNKEDLENNLKKLVVRLKNNLEEGKQLGSMFQIIQDLLFMAHTDECAEELFKDKDVHEPLMFLLSSCSNSKLQKVGWSLLCRLMEICPATLDKLVQPGLAGKDQEVLGVHQQILNMLTLHQNDLKVVMVGLRALALLLKSDELTLLVLEEEMDVFELVVEAMKAFPHSEELQFQGCSALHLLLQRVPEEHQVEFIEKKDHAVVLNVLKSFKDSENVVRSALQVLIPLAEPASNVEILMSKNEKCYSLVCQAVEDFSQSEAIQEVGCCLLRKFTSESYFNILVLNGVHRVSVKACLSYPDNGKIQVAALSCLAALTKTILENEDLKQTSSEEEDERGKEDAKGSNDDESLVWREACCTALERHSDNAEVQEAACWALNSLMLYGSTRSIYDEPKERPPVYIQVMTVLLVHSSSYGVFQAATAALGTLIRRHSKMRSRLLASGIHYNIVDLMKRHANSSEVCESACRLLYTLFQGGSMSLDDATMALGQILFAMKDHNFQPEVQLEGLKSSLVLLNPDLSLREHGVSIADPDMLDVSLRVLKNQCVVEEAHSVYLQALNRFISSEDIQECGLAVLTTLADCSGAVDVMCQQGAIDTVLHTLQMFPQKSKIHYWGLRLLFQLISKKKLSHMMVPVLVSVLVASLRQHKSNTEIRIEALQVIWKLLDTFSGAATELEKEGFEKEIFQQLRESSPDHKNDLKLSCLCLSKMVVDSEIHYRMLERACKEGDVVMAECLIQLGTDVNKKTKTESLIYQVCEHGGPLALVEVLVSSGVHEQQLRGALSVCVRRRDSPVVILLLARLGLDHANCALCLGGFRLGHLDAVWLNALLSEHRVPLTAQKRISKGQWLARQIQSLQKGRSQIGVLGSQSGGNTSQYFSDDESDESFHTSLDGNMFFTLDGMESDGSDSPASGRTYCDSPEELRGRSKVRQQERSRRDISEGSNSSPNLSQSNKKRLASTKGKTQRGLFSSESSSPGVLLSNAVRDHIRLLDLSGNELDSLSCLMDDGSVQQLLQHLLRLDLSSNSLAEFPSALCQSLRSLTRLDLQGNQLHSLPAELLSLPSLSMLNVSRNSVGPELCLDPRVCCPTLRQLNLSFNHITGFPYNLSQVMKNLEELSLEGNQISELSLPLSLAEMKVFDVSKNKLTVISDGFLTACTKLETFNASVNHLSSMLHLPSKIITLKLSQNTFESVPESITNLSNLRSVDMRSNRIRVLPGPTAWASANLRELIFSENQISVLDLKEPVDPWMRLEKLHLSDNKLTELPRQIGLLEELTSLDVSGNTGLRSFPDEIGKLVRLWDLPLDRLQLQLNLKHIGNKTKDIVRHFQHRLNKAVPYFRMKLIVVGNAGSGKTTLIQQLMKCKRSQFYFDTHSTSITVRDWSIKDRDRKNMVLNVWDFSGGVEYSDYHSQLMSSKALYLVLYDLSKGVSELDTIRPWLFNIKAFAPVCPVILVGTHLDVCDDDLIQECALKVQEEVLSQPLFPTIRERHMLCAYEESDSISRLRKAIAREASSFKIQGQPVMGQLVPDCYVELERRLLQERSRVPVEFPVLRHQHLLQLIEENQLLLEEGELAHAIRFLSETGVLLHFDDPALQLRDLYFIDPQWVCNTISQMLNQKSLCENSRGVMQRSVVEKCLSESRCFPKGRLMHYFKLLEKFHIVLPLGEEHLLVHCSLSDHKPVIEIPHCENSEIIVRVYEMPYFPMGFWSKLISQLLEASTFMLHGKEKPLRLNQNYWRTGVYMNWSTEAYYLVEAFSVVNSTASFVRITVPCSRKGHVLLGQVVDHIDSVLEEWFPGLLNTDIQGDGETLLKRWAFYSFDDTQDWNKMLLQDLLKHSDKNGLLVNPEDPCCTIPTSQICPDLMLSDQPARIMLDPEELEMDLSEEYLLGNGGFGSVYRAVYKNEDVAVKIFNKHASDLYVHRLVRQELVVLGRLHHPSLVDLLAVGSSPHVLVMELAPCGSLDSLFEHENCSLNRKLQHRIALQVADGLRFLHSSMIIYRDLKPHNVLLFNLKTDSEMIAKLTDYGIAQYCCSMGVKSSEGTPGFRAPEVARGNVIYNIQADIYSFGLLLYDLLTCGERISDGLKFPSEFDEIAIQGKLLDPVKHYKCSPWPGFQNLMKECLRETPESRPTSAQVFDCLNSGKMLCLISELTLPGLSCECFAVSCPSGGLGGSVNGGAGAQVWMGGGSSSQKVGFVTCVDVETEKQSTQEIDQSPVLCLVTVKMPGEVYDWLVAGTQSGSLVVMDTRNIKVLHCLQRVKDAVTSLFFHTPSQRSCLKNYLLVGTADGMLVIYEDSVIKCADGAPVKLVQVGNVNTPLMCLAPSGHYQDRTTLWAGCGTRVLSLTVDYDISKSIDTSQQHLARSKACIARLVVEKFVYLSKNGGHSVEVWDKKNGKMIDFIDCVQLLRKARGVSADSSKEMESLFARVKALLVQHNGTLWIGTASGHILLLDLSTRQLLQVINSGCHSVRTMASVMIETQGQKSVILMLCRRVHVSQEKIKSQSDKDAVLMMWNNTLSQEVKDLNRHYELREQITYKMQEQAYD is encoded by the exons ATGGTGAATAAGGAGGATCTGGAAAATAACCTGAAAAAGCTGGTCGTGCGGCTGAAGAACAACTTAGAGGAAGGAAAGCAGTTGGGAAGCATGTTCCAGATCATTCAGGATCTCCTGTTCATGGCACACACAGACGAGTGTG CAGAAGAGCTGTTTAAAGACAAAGATGTCCATGAGCCACTGATGTTCCTGCTCTCATCCTGCAGCAACAGCAAACTTCAGAAG GTAGGATGGTCCCTTCTGTGCCGGTTGATGGAGATCTGTCCTGCCACCTTGGACAAGCTGGTTCAACCTGGTCTAGCTGGAAAGGACCAGGAGGTTCTAGGGGTGCACCA GCAGATTCTAAACATGCTAACATTGCATCAAAACGACCTGAAAGTTGTAATGGTAGGGCTGCGAGCTCTAGCCTTGCTGTTGAAGTCAG atgAGCTGACGCTGCTAGTTCTAGAGGAAGAGATGGATGTGTTTGAGCTGGTGGTGGAGGCCATGAAGGCTTTTCCTCATAGCGAGGAGCTTCAGTTCCAGGGCTGCTCTGCTCTTCACCTGCTGCTGCAGAGAG TTCCAGAGGAACATCAGGTAGAGTTTATTGAGAAGAAGGATCATGCTGTAGTTTTGaatgtgctcaaaagttttAAGGACAGTGAGAATGTGGTTCGGTCTGCACTGCAAGTTCTCATACCATTGGCTGAACCTG CAAGCAATGTGGAGATTCTGATGtccaaaaatgaaaaatgctaCAGTTTAGTGTGTCAGGCAGTGGAAGACTTCTCACAGTCAGAGGCTATACAGGAGGTGGGCTGCTGCCTTCTGCGGAAATTTACTTCAG AAAGTTACTTCAATATCCTGGTGCTCAATGGTGTGCACAGAGTGTCAGTGAAAGCATGTCTGTCCTACCCTGACAATGGCAAGATCCAGGTTGCTGCACTGTCCTGTCTGGCTGCCCTCA CAAAGACAATCCTAGAGAATGAAGACCTCAAGCAGACAAGcagtgaggaggaggatgaacgAGGTAAAGAAGATGCTAAGGGCAGTAATGATGACGAAAGCCTGGTTTGGAGAGAAGCTTGCTGCACAGCTTTAGAGAGACATAGTGACAACGCTGAAGTGCAG GAGGCTGCTTGCTGGGCATTAAACAGTTTGATGCTCTATGGCAGCACACGTAGTATATATGACGAACCCAAAGAAAG GCCTCCTGTGTATATCCAGGTAATGACTGTGTTGCTTGTGCACTCGTCAAGTTATGGTGTGTTTCAGGCTGCTACAGCTGCATTGGGCACACTCATACGCCGACACA GTAAAATGAGGTCTCGGCTCCTGGCCAGTGGCATTCATTACAATATTGTAGATCTGATGAAGAGACATGCCAACTCCAGTGAAGTGTGTGAAAGTGCATGCAGGCTTCTGTACACACTATTCCAGGGAGG GAGTATGAGTCTGGATGACGCAACAATGGCTCTAGGTCAGATTTTGTTTGCCATGAAGGATCATAACTTCCAGCCTGAGGTACAACTTGAAGGGCTGAAATCCAGCTTGGTGCTCCTCAACCCGG acCTCAGTTTGAGGGAACATGGTGTATCCATAGCAGATCCCGACATGTTGGATGTGTCTCTAAGAGTGCTGAAAAATCAGTGTGTGGTAGAAGAAGCTCATAGTGTCTACCTTCAAGCCTTAAACAGG TTTATCAGCAGTGAGGACATTCAGGAGTGTGGTCTTGCTGTTCTAACTACGCTGGCTGATTGTTCTGGAGCCGTTGATGTAATGTGCCAGCAGGGGGCGATAGACACAGTgctgcacacactacagatgTTTCCTCAGAAAAGCA AGATTCACTATTGGGGTCTGAGACTCCTGTTTCAACTCATCTCAAAAAAGAAGCTGTCGCACATGATGGTGCCCGTGTTGGTGTCGGTTCTTGTCGCCTCTTTAAGGCAGCACAAGAGCAACACAGAGATACGGATAGAA GCTTTGCAGGTGATATGGAAACTGTTGGACACCTTCTCAGGAGCAGCGACCGAGCTGGAGAAAGAAGGCTTTGAAAAAGAGATCTTCCAACAATTGAGGGAAAGCTCTCCTGATCATAAAAATGACCTA AAGCTCAGCTGCCTGTGTCTGTCGAAGATGGTGGTAGACAGTGAGATCCACTACCGCATGCTGGAGAGGGCGTGTAAGGAGGGTGACGTCGTCATGGCCGAGTGTCTTATACAGCTTGGAACTGACGTCAACAAGAAAACCAAGACAGAGTCTCTGATATATCAG gtgtGTGAGCATGGTGGCCCACTGGCTCTGGTCGAGGTGTTAGTCAGCAGTGGTgtgcatgagcagcagttgCGTGGggctttgagtgtgtgtgtgaggaggagagaCAGCCCTGTGGTCATCCTCCTGCTGGCTCGTCTCGGTCTCGACCATGCAAACTGCGCCCTCTGCTTAGGAGGCTTCAGGCTCGGCCATCTCGATGCCGTATGGCTCAATGCACTGCTCTCCGAACACAGAGTTCCCCTTACTGCACAGAAAAGGATTA GTAAAGGGCAGTGGCTGGCAAGGCAGATACAGTCCCTGCAGAAAGGGAGGAGTCAGATTGGTGTTTTGGGTTCACAAAGTGGTGGGAATACTTCACAATATTTCTCTGATGATGAAAGTGATGAATCTTTTCACACATCTCTGGATGGAAACATGTTTTTTACACTTGATGGCATGGAGAGTGAtg GAAGTGATAGCCCTGCATCAGGGAGGACCTACTGCGATTCACCAGAGGAATTGAGGGGGCGCTCTAAAGTGAGGCAGCAGGAGAGATCTAGACGTGATATTTCAGAG GGAAGCAACAGCAGCCCTAATCTCAGTCAATCCAATAAAAAGAGACTGGCAAGTACTAAGGGCAAGACCCAGCGAG GACTGTTTTCTTCTGAGAGTTCATCACCTGGAGTATTACTGTCAAATGCGGTCAGAGATCATATCAGACTGCTAGACCTATCAGGCAATGAGCTAGACTCTCTCTCATGCTTGATGGATGATGGTAGTGTGCAACAACTGCTTCAACATCTACTACGGCTGGATTTGAGCAGCAACAGCCTAGCCGAGTTTCCCAGTGCTCTGTGTCAG AGCTTGCGAAGCCTCACTCGTCTTGATCTTCAAGGCAACCAGTTGCACTCACTTCCTGCTGAACTGTTGAGCCTACCTTCATTAAGCATGCTGAATGTGTCACGGAACAGTGTCGGCCCTGAGCTCTGTTTGGACCCACGTGTGTGCTGTCCGACGCTCCGCCAGCTGAACCTTTCTTTCAACCACATCACTGGTTTTCCATACAATCTCAGCCAAGTCATGAAAAATCTAGAAGAACTCTCACTAGAGGG GAATCAAATCTCAGaactctcccttcctctctctcttgctgaaATGAAGGTGTTTGATGTTTCAAAGAATAAACTGACAGTGATCTCTGATGGCTTTTTGACTGCATGCACCAAACTGGAAACATTCAATGCCTCAGTTAACCATCTTA GTAGTATGTTACACCTTCCTTCTAAAATAATAACACTGAAATTATCCCAGAACACCTTTGAAAGTGTACCAGAATCAATTACCAATCTATCGAA TTTGCGGTCGGTGGACATGAGGAGCAACAGAATCAGGGTTCTGCCAGGTCCAACTGCCTGGGCTAGTGCTAACTTAAGAGAGCTGATATTTAGTGAAAACCAGATCTCTGTGCTGGACCTCAAAGAACCTGTGGATCCATGGATGCGTCTGGAGAAACTGCATCTGAGTGATAACAAGCTCACTGAG CTCCCTCGTCAGATCGGGCTGCTGGAGGAGTTGACCTCTCTGGATGTCAGTGGTAACACTGGTCTGCGCTCTTTTCCTGATGAGATAGGGAAGCTGGTTCGACTGTGGGATTTGCCCTTGGACAGACTGCAACTACAACTGAATCTCAAACACATTGGTAACAAGACCAAAGACATTGTCAG GCACTTTCAGCATCGTCTGAACAAGGCTGTTCCTTATTTCCGGATGAAGCTAATAGTAGTGGGGAATGCAGGCAGTGGGAAGACCACTCTGATCCAGCAGCTGATGAAGTGCAAACGTTCCCAGTTTTACTTTGACACACACTCTACAAGCATCACCGTCAGAGACTGGAGCATCAAAGACCGCGATAGGAAAAACATGGTCCTGAACGTGTGGGACTTCTCAG GTGGAGTGGAGTACAGTGACTACCATTCTCAATTAATGAGTTCCAAAGCTCTGTATTTGGTGCTGTATGACCTGAGTAAAGGAGTCAGTGAGCTGGACACCATCAGACCATGGCTCTTCAATATTAAA GCATTTGCTCCTGTCTGTCCTGTGATTTTGGTGGGCACTCATTTGGACGTATGTGATGATGACCTGATACAGGAGTGTGCGCTCAAGGTTCAGGAGGAGGTGTTGTCCCAGCCACTTTTCCCAACCATCAGAGAGCGCCACATGCTGTGTGCTTATGAGGAGTCAGACTCTATCAGCAGACTGCGCAAGGCCATCGCCAGAGAGGCCAGCAGCTTTAAG ATCCAGGGGCAGCCGGTGATGGGGCAGCTGGTCCCAGATTGTTATGTTGAGTTGGAGCGGAGGCTTCTACAGGAGCGGAGTCGTGTGCCTGTTGAGTTTCCTGTGCTCAGACACCAACATCTCCTGCAGCTCATTGAGGAGAACCAGCTACTGCTGGAGGAGGGAGAACTTGCTCACGCAATTCGCTTCCTCAGTGAGACTG GTGTGCTCCTGCACTTTGATGACCCTGCACTGCAACTCAGAGACTTGTATTTCATTGATCCCCAATGGGTCTGCAACACCATCTCACAg ATGCTGAATCAGAAGAGCCTTTGTGAGAACTCAAGAGGGGTGATGCAGCGCTCAGTTGTGGAGAAATGTCTCAGCGAGAGCCGCTGCTTTCCAAAAGGACGACTCATGCATTACTTCAAACTGCTGGAGAAGTTCCACATCGTCTTGCCCTTGGGAGAAGAGCATCTACTGGTGCACTGCAG TTTGTCTGATCACAAGCCGGTGATTGAGATTCCTCACTGTGAGAATTCAGAGATCATTGTGAGAGTCTATGAAATGCCTTATTTCCCTATGGGCTTCTGGTCCAAACTGATCAGCCAGCTTCTGGAGGCCTCCACCTTCATGCTCCATGGTAAAG AGAAACCTTTGAGGCTGAATCAAAATTACTGGAGGACAGGCGTATACATGAACTGGTCTACTGAGGCTTACTACCTAGTGGAAGCCTTTTCAGTTGTGAACAGCACAGCCAGCTTTGTTAGGATCACTGTTCCTTGTTCACGTAaag GTCATGTGTTGTTAGGCCAGGTGGTTGATCACATTGACTCTGTCCTGGAGGAGTGGTTTCCTGGCCTCCTCAACACCGATATACAAGGTGATGGGGAGACGCTGCTGAAGAGGTGGGCGTTTTATAGCTTTGACGACACACAGGACTGGAACAAGATGCTGCTGCAGGATCTGCTTAAACACAGTGATAAAA ATGGTCTATTGGTGAACCCAGAAGATCCTTGCTGTACAATCCCCACCTCCCAGATTTGCCCTGACCTCATGCTGAGTGACCAGCCAGCTAGAATCATGTTGGACCCTGAGGAACTAGAAATGGATCTTTCTGAAGAGTACCTGCTTG GAAATGGAGGCTTCGGCTCAGTGTACAGAGCAGTATATAAAAATGAAGATGTCGCTGTGAAGATCTTCAACAAACATGCATCCGATCTCTATGTTCATAGATTAGTCAGACAG GAGTTGGTTGTATTAGGCAGACTACACCATCCTAGTCTTGTGGATCTACTAGCTGTAGGAAGCTCACCCCATGTGCTGGTGATGGAACTGGCTCCATGCGGTTCTCTCGACTCACTGTTTGAACATGAAAACTGCAGTCTGAATCGCAAACTTCAGCACAGGATTGCACTACAGGTGGCTGATGGTCTCAG ATTTTTGCACTCTTCAATGATAATATACCGGGACCTGAAACCTCACAATGTGCTGCTGTTTAATCTTAAGACTGACTCAGAGATGATAGCTAAGCTTACTGACTATGGCATTGCTCAATACTGCTGCAGTATGGGAGTCAAAAGCTCTGAAGGAACTCCAG GGTTCAGAGCACCAGAGGTTGCACGTGGAAACGTAATTTATAACATTCAGGCAGATATTTATTCGTTTGGACTGCTGCTATATGATCTTCTGACCTGCGGAGAGAGAATATCAGATGGCCTGAAGTTTCCCAGCGAGTTTGATGAAATAGCCATCCAGGGAAAGCTACTGG accCAGTTAAACACTACAAATGTTCACCCTGGCCAGGGTTTCAGAACCTAATGAAAGAGTGTCTGAGAGAGACCCCAGAGAGCAGACCCACATCTGCACAG GTTTTTGACTGTCTGAACTCAGGAAAGATGCTGTGTTTAATTAGTGAGCTGACACTGCCTGGGCTGTCCTGCGAGTGTTTCGCTGTTTCCTGTCCTAGTGGAGGTTTGGGAGGAAGTGTGAATGGTGGTGCTGGGGCTCAAGTGTGGATGGGAGGTGGCAGTAGCAGCCAGAAGGTTGGCTTTGTCACATGTGTGGAtgtagagacagagaaacagtcCACACAG GAGATTGACCAAAGCCCTGTCCTCTGTCTGGTGACTGTTAAAATGCCTGGAGAAGTCTACGACTGGTTAGTTGCAGGAACACAGAGTGGCTCACTGGTTGTTATGGACACAAGGAACATTAAAGTTTTGCACTGTTTACAGAGAGTGAAAGATGCAGTGACCTCACTCTTCTTCCACACACCTTCTCAGCGCAG CTGCTTAAAGAACTACCTATTAGTGGGAACAGCAGATGGAATGCTTGTCATTTATGAAGATTCAGTTATAAAG TGTGCTGATGGTGCTCCAGTGAAGCTTGTACAGGTTGGGAATGTGAACACACCCCTGATGTGTCTGGCTCCATCTGGCCATTATCAGGATCGTACCACTCTGTGGGCTGGCTGTGGCACCAGGGTGCTCTCTCTAACTGTGGACTATGACATCTCCAAGAGTATAGACACAAG TCAGCAGCATCTGGCCAGGAGTAAGGCATGTATCGCACGGCTGGTCGTTGAAAAGTTTGTGTATCTGAGCAAAAATGGAGGACACAGTGTAGAGGTGTGGGATAAGAAGAACGGGAAGATGATTGACTTCATCGACTGTGTGCAGTTACTCAG GAAGGCAAGAGGTGTGAGTGCTGACAGTTCCAAAGAAATGGAGTCATTGTTTGCTCGTGTGAAAGCTCTGCTGGTACAGCATAATGGCACGCTGTGGATAGGCACTGCATCTGGACACATCCTGCTGTTGGATCTGTCTACACGTCAGCTACTGCAGGTTATCAACTCTGGCTGCCATTCAGTGCGCACTATGGCGTCCGTGATGATCG AAACACAAGGCCAAAAAAGTGTGATCCTGATGTTATGCAGACGTGTTCACGTGTCTCAAGAGAAAATCAAGTCCCAATCAG aTAAGGATGCTGTGTTGATGATGTGGAATAATACCCTCTCTCAGGAGGTAAAGGATCTGAACAGGCACTATGAGCTGAGAGAGCAGATTACATACAAAATGCAAGAACAGGCCTATGACTGA